The DNA sequence TGGTACTGAAAACGGAGGGCTTAATAAATTCAACCGTGAAAAGGAAAATTTTCAGCATCTGTTTAGTTCTGGAACCCAAACAGAATTAAAAGATGTTTCGGTTACTTCTATTCACGAGGATAAGGTTGGTAATCTTTGGGTAGGAACGGATTCTCACTTATATCTGATTAAAGGTGAAACTAACATTTCAGAAATAAAACCGACAAGCTTGCCCTTTCCCACTGATTATTTTCGTGTTTTGCTTTCTGATCAATCCGGAAGGATTTGGTTGGGTACAAATCATGGTCTGTTTGTCTACAATCAAAAAACAAATACTTCAGAAAAAATAAATTTAGCACAAAGCTTATCGGCAAACGAAGAGATTTGGGAAATTGTTATGGATGACGATGGTACAATTTGGGTGGGTACCTATGCGAATGGTATGTTTTCTGTTAATCAGACGACGCTTGAAGCCAAACAGATAATCATTGATCCGAATAATGAAAGAAGCCTTACGGTCAGATCAATTTCGAAAGACAAAAACGGAAAATACTGGATAGGTACCCGTGGTGGATTGTATATTTACCAAAAGAACACAGGCGTTACGGCTCACTATTATCATGAAGAAAGGGAACCTAAGAGTCTAGTCAATAATTCTATTCAGTGTATCGCCCATGATTTGAAGGGTGATGTTTGGATTGGTACTCGCAATGGGATAAACTTTTTAATCGAAGAACGGCAAAATATTCATGGATATAAATCGATGCCTGGCGACGACCGGTATCTGAACAGCAGTGAGATTTATGCCTTTTGGATTGATCCCAAAGGCGATGTGTGGGCCGGTACTGAAAGTGGTGGAATAAACATTCTGAACCGAAAAACTGGTCGTTTCAGATATTTTGTTCCTCAAAAAGGCAATCCAAATTCCTTGTCGCGCAACTGCATCAAAGCCTTAATGGACGATGGTCGAAATAACCTGTGGATTGGTACTTTCCTGGGCGGATTGGATGTGCTTAATCTTCGGACGGAATCATTTAAGCATTATCGGAATGATCCTGCGAATCCTGCTAGTTTGTCTGATAATCGGGTCTGGGCATTCTTGAAGGACAGCAATAACGATATTTGGGTAGGAACTACTGCCGGACTTGATAAGTATAACTCGACAACGGACAATTTTGTGCACTATCCGAATCTGAGTCAAGGTCAGGTCAATTGGTTGGCCGAAGACGATGAACATTGCTTGTGGATTGGTTCAGATATTTTGGTTGTTTATAATCCAAAGAATCAAAATGTTGTTCGAATCAATCAATCGACGAGGTGCATGCTTCAGGATTCAAAAAAGCGATTTTGGCTGGCTACAAATAATGAGGGAGTTGCACTTTACTCCAAAGAAAAGGGAATTGTCAGGTATTTTACTGAAAAAAACGGACTGGCCAACAACCAAACACTGGCTATTTTGGAAGATAATGACCACTTTTTGTGGATTAGTACAACCAATGGCCTTTCAAAATTCGATCCGGAAAAAGAACGTTTTCATAATTTTTCACTCAAAAACGGGTTCCAGAACAACCAGTTTACTTATGGTGCTGCTTACAAAACAAAAAGCGGAGAGCTCCTTTTTGGCGGAATTTCAGGTTTTAATGTGTTCGATCCGGCGAAAATTAAGTCGGGCGAATACTTTGCACCCATTGTGTTGACCGATCTGAAGATATTCAATAAATCAGTCAAAATTGGTGAAAGCAAGAAGGATGTTCTCCGAAAGAGTATTTCAGAAACAGAAAAGATCCAGTTGAAATATGAGCAGAATTCTATTACACTTGATTTCGCATCGTTCGATTATGCCAATAATATTGGTATTCAATACTCTTATTATCTCGAAAATTTTGATAAAGACTGGACAGAGCCTTCGGTTGGCCGATCGGCAACCTATACCAATTTGGATCCGGGAGAATATACCTTTCGGGTAAAAACAGTTTCTATCGATAGGCAGGAAAGCAATTCCGGACCTGTACTTACCATTGTAGTTCTTCCACCATATTGGCAAACCTGGTGGTTTCGGGTTATCCTGTTTGCCACAATTGCTGGCTTATTTTATATGCTGATTGCCTTTCTGGTAAATAAAGAAAAACTCAAGAACGACTTGGTGCTTGAACGCATGAAAGCCAAAGAATTGCATGAACTTGATATGATGAAATTGAGGTTTTATACCAATATCTCTCATGAAATCAGGACTCCACTAACCTTGATTCTTGGTCCGCTCGAAAAAATGAAAAACAACATGCTTCCATCGTCTGAAATTAAAGGGCATGTTGAAGTAATGTACCGAAATGCGACTCAATTACATCAGTTAATCAATCAGTTACTCGATTTCAGAAAGTTAGAGTCAGGCAATATAAAGCTCATTTTAACAAGCGGTGATCTGGTTTCGTATATTTCTGAAATTGTTAGTTCGTTTGATAAATTTGCTGAAGAGAAGGAGATTGAACTGAAATTCAATTCATTGAAGAAAAGGATTATAACTAATTTTGATACCGATAAGGTGGCCAAAATTATGAATAACCTGTTGTCGAATGCCTTTAAATTTACAGGAAAGGGTGGACGAATATCTGTCAATCTTTCGCTGGTGTTTGACGATTCGACAGAAAATGATCCTCTTGGAAATTCAGAAGAGAACCGGTTGGTTGAAATCACGGTGAAAGATAATGGAATTGGAATTTCGGAGTCAAACCTGGAGAAAATATTTACACGCTTTTTCCAGGTTGGAGAAGGTGCAACGCAGACAGGAACCGGCATTGGCCTTGCTTTAACTAAGGAGCTTGTCAAATTGCATAACGGTAAGCTATTTGTTACCAGCAAGCCGGGCAAAGGATCAAAGTTCACCGTTCAGCTTCCATACGAAGATCTTAATGTTTCAGAATCGACTGAAGCTAGTCTGCCGGTAGTTCATAAAGAACAAGATTCGGTTGTTGCTGTTGCTGAAGAGCATGTGAACGAATCAATTGTGGCCGGACAAAAAATTATGCTTTTAGTCGACGATAATGCTGATGTCAGGTACTTTATTAAATCTCATTTTTCTGTCAGTTTCCAGATTTTGGAAGCCGCTAATGGGGTAGAGGGCTGGGATATTGCGCTTAAAACCATTCCCGATATTATTATTAGTGATGTGATGATGCCTGATATGGACGGGTTCGAATTTTGCCGGAAGGTTCGAAAAGATGAACGCACATCCCATATTCCAATCTTGTTGCTTACTGCATTAGGATCGCGGGAACACGAAATAGAAGGACTGAGCTACGGTGCTGATGATTACATTACCAAACCTTTCGACTTGGTCATTCTACAGACCAAGGTTGAAAATATCCTTTCGGTAAGGCAATCCCTGAAACAAAAATATACTGGCGAAATACTGCTTCAGCCGCGGAATGTGATTCTGAGTTCACCCGATGAACGCTTCCTTCAAAAGGCGATTGCAGTTGTTGAAGATAACATCGATGATCCTGATCTTGACATCGAAAAATTTGCTTCTGAAATTGGCGCCAGTCGTATGCAATTGTACCGCAAATTGAATGCACTGACTGAGA is a window from the Aquipluma nitroreducens genome containing:
- a CDS encoding hybrid sensor histidine kinase/response regulator transcription factor; translated protein: MSDGIEAVNNLNFDFYSQEHGLSSNQIHSILQDKKGWMWFGTSQGACRFDGYKFTVFKNDADDSTSLKGNLVRAIFEDRKGQLWIGTENGGLNKFNREKENFQHLFSSGTQTELKDVSVTSIHEDKVGNLWVGTDSHLYLIKGETNISEIKPTSLPFPTDYFRVLLSDQSGRIWLGTNHGLFVYNQKTNTSEKINLAQSLSANEEIWEIVMDDDGTIWVGTYANGMFSVNQTTLEAKQIIIDPNNERSLTVRSISKDKNGKYWIGTRGGLYIYQKNTGVTAHYYHEEREPKSLVNNSIQCIAHDLKGDVWIGTRNGINFLIEERQNIHGYKSMPGDDRYLNSSEIYAFWIDPKGDVWAGTESGGINILNRKTGRFRYFVPQKGNPNSLSRNCIKALMDDGRNNLWIGTFLGGLDVLNLRTESFKHYRNDPANPASLSDNRVWAFLKDSNNDIWVGTTAGLDKYNSTTDNFVHYPNLSQGQVNWLAEDDEHCLWIGSDILVVYNPKNQNVVRINQSTRCMLQDSKKRFWLATNNEGVALYSKEKGIVRYFTEKNGLANNQTLAILEDNDHFLWISTTNGLSKFDPEKERFHNFSLKNGFQNNQFTYGAAYKTKSGELLFGGISGFNVFDPAKIKSGEYFAPIVLTDLKIFNKSVKIGESKKDVLRKSISETEKIQLKYEQNSITLDFASFDYANNIGIQYSYYLENFDKDWTEPSVGRSATYTNLDPGEYTFRVKTVSIDRQESNSGPVLTIVVLPPYWQTWWFRVILFATIAGLFYMLIAFLVNKEKLKNDLVLERMKAKELHELDMMKLRFYTNISHEIRTPLTLILGPLEKMKNNMLPSSEIKGHVEVMYRNATQLHQLINQLLDFRKLESGNIKLILTSGDLVSYISEIVSSFDKFAEEKEIELKFNSLKKRIITNFDTDKVAKIMNNLLSNAFKFTGKGGRISVNLSLVFDDSTENDPLGNSEENRLVEITVKDNGIGISESNLEKIFTRFFQVGEGATQTGTGIGLALTKELVKLHNGKLFVTSKPGKGSKFTVQLPYEDLNVSESTEASLPVVHKEQDSVVAVAEEHVNESIVAGQKIMLLVDDNADVRYFIKSHFSVSFQILEAANGVEGWDIALKTIPDIIISDVMMPDMDGFEFCRKVRKDERTSHIPILLLTALGSREHEIEGLSYGADDYITKPFDLVILQTKVENILSVRQSLKQKYTGEILLQPRNVILSSPDERFLQKAIAVVEDNIDDPDLDIEKFASEIGASRMQLYRKLNALTEMTVKEFVRSIRLKRAAQLLVQKKLNISEVAYAVGFRDLSHFRKCFKQEFGMSASEYVDKHGVE